From Deinococcus terrestris, the proteins below share one genomic window:
- the truD gene encoding tRNA pseudouridine(13) synthase TruD codes for MSLVFDWTALATRTETPGTGGRLRTVPEDFRVEEVPAYPLSGEGEHLYLRLEKTGHTTAHVLRELTTQLGVRDRDVGVAGLKDRHAVTTQWISLPAKYEARLEGFALDGVRVLEVTRHGNKLGLGHLRGNRFVVRARGAEGMADTAAATLALLTAGGVPNYFGPQRFGLHGLNAEEGLRVLRGESRVRDPRVRRFLTTSVQSLLFNHFLNLRLSRGLFDRLIAGDMAKKHDTGGVFLVEDAAAESPRAERGEVSATGTLFGRKVKPLTLDAGALEAEALAAFGLTPEVFASRRGDRRLTRIFPEGAEVRPEEDGYTVAFTLPKGSFATSVLRELTKTAVDAPDEPDAAEEEE; via the coding sequence GTGAGTCTGGTGTTTGATTGGACGGCGCTCGCCACGCGGACGGAGACGCCCGGAACGGGGGGCCGACTGCGGACCGTGCCCGAGGATTTCCGGGTGGAGGAGGTCCCCGCCTATCCCCTTTCCGGTGAGGGCGAGCACCTCTACCTGCGGCTGGAAAAGACCGGGCACACCACCGCCCACGTCCTGCGCGAACTGACCACCCAACTCGGTGTGCGCGACCGCGACGTGGGGGTCGCTGGGCTCAAGGACCGCCACGCCGTCACGACCCAGTGGATCAGCCTCCCCGCCAAGTACGAGGCCCGACTGGAGGGATTCGCGCTGGACGGCGTGCGGGTGCTGGAGGTGACTCGCCACGGCAACAAGCTGGGGCTGGGCCACCTGCGCGGCAACCGCTTCGTGGTGCGGGCGCGCGGCGCTGAGGGCATGGCCGACACGGCAGCGGCGACCCTCGCCCTGCTGACGGCGGGGGGCGTGCCCAACTACTTCGGGCCGCAGCGCTTCGGCCTGCACGGGCTGAATGCCGAAGAAGGCCTGCGCGTCCTGCGCGGCGAGTCGCGGGTGCGCGACCCCCGCGTGCGGCGCTTCCTGACGACCAGCGTGCAGAGCCTGCTGTTCAACCACTTCCTGAACCTGCGGCTCTCACGCGGTCTGTTCGACCGCCTGATCGCCGGGGATATGGCGAAAAAGCACGATACCGGGGGCGTCTTTCTGGTCGAGGACGCGGCGGCCGAGTCCCCCCGCGCCGAACGCGGCGAGGTCAGCGCCACGGGCACGCTGTTTGGCCGCAAGGTCAAGCCGCTGACCCTGGACGCAGGGGCGCTGGAGGCTGAGGCTTTGGCCGCCTTCGGCCTCACGCCCGAGGTCTTCGCCTCCCGCCGGGGCGACCGCCGCCTCACCCGCATTTTCCCCGAGGGGGCCGAGGTGCGCCCCGAGGAGGACGGGTACACGGTGGCCTTCACGCTCCCGAAGGGCAGCTTCGCCACCAGCGTCCTGCGTGAGCTGACCAAGACGGCCGTGGACGCCCCTGACGAGCCGGACGCGGCCGAGGAGGAGGAATGA
- a CDS encoding MogA/MoaB family molybdenum cofactor biosynthesis protein, translated as MADPAPPPSGPTGHRAAAPKAVRAAVLTISDTRTQATDTSGAYLRAELGAAGHEVTASRIVRDEEGAIRAALAELMAGADVVLTSGGTGITGRDVTVPVVESLLTKPLPGFGELFRMLSYRNVGAAAMLSRAVGGLAGETLLFALPGSRGAVQTAWEGLLRDELGHLVFEVRRHGQPGGAEEREA; from the coding sequence ATGGCCGACCCTGCCCCCCCGCCCTCTGGCCCCACCGGACACCGCGCCGCCGCGCCCAAAGCGGTGCGGGCCGCCGTCCTCACCATCAGCGACACCCGTACCCAGGCGACCGACACCAGCGGCGCCTACCTGCGGGCCGAGTTGGGGGCGGCGGGCCACGAGGTCACCGCCTCCCGCATCGTCCGCGACGAGGAAGGGGCGATCCGCGCAGCGCTGGCCGAGCTGATGGCGGGGGCCGACGTGGTCCTCACCAGCGGGGGCACCGGGATCACCGGGCGCGACGTGACGGTCCCAGTCGTGGAGTCGCTGCTCACCAAGCCGCTCCCTGGCTTCGGGGAACTGTTCCGGATGCTGAGCTACCGCAACGTGGGCGCCGCCGCCATGCTCTCGCGGGCGGTGGGCGGCCTGGCGGGAGAGACGCTGCTGTTCGCCCTCCCCGGCAGCCGGGGCGCGGTGCAGACCGCCTGGGAGGGCCTCTTGCGGGACGAACTCGGTCACCTCGTCTTTGAGGTCCGGCGGCACGGGCAACCGGGCGGGGCGGAGGAGAGGGAAGCGTGA